CCCCAGCAGtaatatacatacacatatttgTGGTGGTCTATACCTGGCTATGAAGGCTCAGCCCTTCCATCAAGTCTGCACTTCTCCACAGCTCTGAGCTCtgaatccctctccctctgtctccaggtgCATTGATGCTTGTAGCCTGGATGTTTACTGTCAGCACGGGGGTTGTGGTCGCTCGCCACTTCAAAGCAGACTGGCCGGAGAGGACTGTATGTGGGCAGAAGATCTGGTTTCAGGTGCAGCCTTTCAGCATCAACACACGactgtctttctccctgttctcaatgatgatgacgatgatgatgtgAATGCgtggggatcagatggctgagcggttagggagtcggagtattaatcagaaggttgctggttagattcccggccgtgcaaaatgacattgtgtccttgggaaaggcacttcaccctccttgcctcggggggaatgtccctgtacttactgtaagtcgctctggataagagcgtctgctaaatgactaaacgtaaatgtcatgtaaatgtgccTACAGGTGCATAGAAGCCTGATGGCCGTGTCTGTGGTGCTGACCTGTGTGGGGTTCACCTTACCCTTCATCTACAGAGGAGGATGGAGCAAGGTGAGTCTGCTCGGCCTTCTCCTGCTTCTTACTTTAATGGCCGCCTGTAGGATTCTGCACCGCCAGCTGGTAATGAGTCAGTGTTCAACAATGCACCAGGCTCCTCTAGTTCCTGTCTGGTTGGCTGGGGTGAcggtctttctttctctcctctctttctctcccgcctctctctctgtttttctccctgCGCCTCCTTCGCTCGTCTGTCCGTGTGAGTCAGTTGTGTGGTCACATGTTGTGCTACcctggtagagagagggagggagagagagagggttggtgtgTAGAGCATGGCTGTGATCCACCAAAGTATTTGTCATGCCTGACTCACAACTTCAGGAACACTGGCTTGCATTCCTGAAGTTAGGAACCTGGAGTAAGAACGGTCATTTGACTTGGACCCATTGACCTCACTGAGAAGCCTTTGTTGTGTGTCTGCCTAATGCCCTCTGTGCTGTTGACTTCACTCTTGTTTTCTGAGCCATGCTTTGAAATGATCACTAGGggtccctctttctctgggaACAGAGACTTGAGTTGAATATTTGATGAGTGCGTATGTACCTTGATGACCAACTTTTGAAACTGTATTCTCTGCACCCCAGCAACCACAATACTCCCGGATCACACGTCACAGGAAGGTCTAGTCAGCGCTGATAACGCCGCTCTGCTTTGAGTCGTACTTGAATATCAACCTCaacagaccccccctccccccaggtccccccccccacatacatgTTTGACCCCTCAACCTTCGAGTACTGATAAGTCggtgggagtggggagtggaaCGTTTGTTCAGGGTTAGTTCTaacacccccctctgccccccccccccccctacagcaTGCCGGCCCCCACCCTTACCTTGGCAGTACCGTCATGGCGCTGTCCGTGATCCAGCCCACCATGGCCTTCATCAGACCAGCCCCTGACTCCTCACGGTAAGAGACCCCGGTTCTACCCAGCCCGATCATGCTTGTGGGCCATAGTGGGGTATGAACCAGCAATACGCTATATTATGTCCGGGCACCATCTATTGACCCAATGCATTGAATCGATCTATTTCGTTCCTCAGGAGGTATATCTTCAACTGGATGCATATGGGGACAGGCATCGCCGCACAGGTCCTGGCTGGTAAGGGAGGAGGATCcgaatgatgatgatggtggacgTGGTGATGATCACACAGGAACCCCCAGTCTCCTTCCTCACACTCTGTCTCCTGTAGTTGCAGCCATGTTCCTGGGACCCCAGCAGCAGGCCCTGCTCCTGCCCAGCCCCTGGCCTACGGCCGTGCTTTCTGGCTGGGTGGCCTGGTTGGTCGTGACCCACCTGCTCCTGGAGCTCCTTACTAGAAGAGCACTCGCCACAGGtgtgcctctctcctctcttgctgGGATGGAACTTTTGGCACCCATGGCGTTTAGGGGGCAACAACAACATGTTTGAAATACGAGTGTAGCCGATGTAGATgagttaaactcactcctcgggTGTATATATACAAGCCACGCCGAGTCAGCGAAGCGCTAGCTTTTCATTGGAGTAGTTGGTAGTGATCGCGCTTGTGGAGTCAGGAGTGTCGAGTTTGAGTCCTGTCACAGGCGGTTAGGACCCCGGTATTTACAGTATAGTTCTTTACCAACACCACTATTACCAGGTACCAAAACAGACTGACCACTTGATATTAAACCTTAAATTGAACCTGGAAGGACAAGAAACAACAGAACGAGAACGCACAGAACAGTGTGTGCCTATTTGAATGATTCATGCTCAGAGGCGAAGCACACCTCATTATCAATTCCATTAAAAGCAGAAGTGGGGAAAACCACAAACCTACTTCTTTAATGCGTGGGCGTTCATACCATTCGGGTTTGAAATGTAATCTCTGGCCGTTGGTCTTCTATGTTGCAGACTGAATGTTCTGAAAATGGTAAGGGATGTTCTTGTTATGGACTATTACCCCACAGGGTCTATAATCACATGTACTCTACTCTATTCTACTTGGCGCTGCTCTACTGTACATCACCtttcgtctgctaaatgaattaatgtaaTGTATTTGTCTGACAGTTCACTGTTTCCACTATTTTACAGATTCAGAGGATAAGGACATCTTGGTCCCTCAGgttgaggaggagcagaggcagAAACAGGTGAGACTGAGCTGGAAATCAAACTGACTTTGTAGATTTATTTCTGCTCTGTTTCGCTCTCATCTTTTAAAAATGGGATTGTGGTTTTTCTCATCCCTCTCAGGCGACTTCATATACGAAGATTGTCCTGGCCGTGTTCCTCTTGGGAAACGTGACATTCCTGGCTATCCTTCTAAGTGTTATTGCAAATGTATAACTATAATTTTTTTGTGATAAGTATTCTAATTTATTGTGATTACAGGTACATAATTTGTGTACCAGAATTGTTAATCATTTGTTCCACACAAGCCAAAATGGTGCTACTGCCTCTGACATTGAATGATTTGTTTAAAAATCATTTTAAGGAACGCACACTGGATCAGAAGTCTCTGTTCAACAACACACTTTTATTGTGGATTTCTTCAGCTCGTTTGAATAAATACCACATATTACATGTGAACAACTCAAATCAGAATGTTAGTTATTTGGTATCTGAAAGGGGCTTGATTAGGCACAGCCATGTCGATGCTGTACGTGTTGCAGTTTCACCGCGTGCCGCTGAATACCTCCTCCAGCTCGCCTCGCAGAAAGGGACTGGGCTTTCTGCTGTTATCCTACATAGTGCTGCTCATGAGTGTTATCTTCTGTGCTTTTTGCTGAAGCGACAACTCGTTCCAGCCAATTACATTCAAATGTGCGCATGCTAATTGTGCTCTTCGGATCGCCTCAGTATGTCACCACTGTGACTGCAAGTGCCTTCGGCCATTTATGGGAATTTTCTTCTGATTAGAGCACTGGatcactttttgtttttgtgtgtgtgtattggtcaATAAAATGTTATTGATGAAGCGTAAATGGAATTGGTCATACATATTTATTGTTGCACTATATCCTCTTATACACTAGCTTTGAGAATGCAAAGGAATTCACCCGCAGAAGAGAATCATAAAAAGGACAGCCACAGTGCTTCTCTCATACAGAGTGATCCAATGTAAGCAAGCAACTCTGGTGACCTCTAAACTGGGACAGGAACAATTAAGCTTACAAACATTGTATGAAATGGAAAAACAATGACGGAAGCAGCTTTGAGAAATGTGAATAAAATGGACAGGAGTCAGTATTTCATTCTTTGAAAAAGAACGTCTGATATTGACTGGAACATATATTTGACTTCATGGATTTTTCGAGGTAGACCAGTGGATCAGTCTGGTGCATTGCAGAGATGCCTCTGCTTGAGTTTGGTATATAGAAAGTCCCAATAGTACCTTTTATATAGTGTTTTTAGGACAGAAATCAAAAAATCAATAACAGACGTCAATACTGTTTAAAAATCATTTTTTTGTATCGTACCTGGCTATACTGTAAAGTAATGTTCATTTGTTTTGAATTAATCAAGGAAATTGTTATTGCATTGTATTGTTTGGAGAATATGCTGGCCTGGCACAATTCTACAAGATTGTCTGGAAACCACATCATTTGTTTCAGAGGAATACACAGTACgaaaatacaataaatatagTCTTTAGCGAGACAATACATTAAAATATGTCTTCAGATTTGCTTTACATGGAAATGTCAGAAAACGTTTGCAACTGTGGACTAAACTTTACATTCAGATTACATAGGCATCTTGGTAAACATACACTGCAATAGTCACTTTAAAAAGAGGTCCCCTTTATAGAAAATATATAGACGCTCAACTATCAATAAAAACTTACAAAATACACTTACCATATCTTGCTGTTGCATAACAACAGAGTTTCAGTTCACTTTGCTGATAGCTAGTGTCTATACATGATCTATAGTCCCGTCAATAAACGTTGCCCAttagtctgtctctgtctctttccagaGGCTCATCAACAACACAGAAGCAGCGAGCGATGAAACAGCATGTTGCGACAAGAAACAAACTGGAGTTTATAGCACAGCATTGAGATCTGGTAAAACAGCTGAAATTGGACAAGAACGTGTTTTCATAAGGATCAGCTGCATTCTATTGGTGTTCAGTCGTCATTGTTTGCGaactccccggcctcccagcgCAGTGCCATGGCGCTCTTGCGCCGCCCGCCGGTGTACACCTCTGGAAACTGAGAGAGAAACGTGTGTTAACCACCTTGGTTTTTAGATGGAACATGGCCGAATTTATCATGAACCAAGTTGGAGACTACAATGTATGCCATTACCAAAGAAAGTAACCTCAAATATTTCCGTATAGTTGACATCATCATCGGACCCTGACACTTCCAGTGTTTATTAGAGATACAACTTACTCTGTGATCACAGGAGAGCGCGGAGCGATCCATCTTGTATGGTGTTTTCATCGGTGATGATGGAGAGGACTTGCACTTCATAGGAACATCAACTGAAACAAGAGAAACATGAATTTCCACACGCTGGCTAAAATAAACATACAAAGTGCAGGTGAGGTATTTGACATGACTATCTCAACGTAAAACGTCAAATTGTTAATCATATATCATATTTGAGGTCATTATGGGGTTTGGTGAGAAAGGTTTTGTGTGTCAGCTCACCTGAGTTTTCAAACGACAAGCTGTCCATCATATTGGGGGTCACCAGGCCTGTTTTGGTGTACATGccggccctctctctcctcagctcctcctctctctgcttcaccaTCTTGATCTCCTCGTCCACCAGCGACAGCGTGGACCGCGAGCGCAGCTTGAAGAAGGGGTTCTGCAGGAAGCCCTTCTCCTGCGGCTGCTCCTCGTCGCTGGCCTTGTTCAGGCAGAACTCGGACGCGCTGCGGACGATCAGGTTGGACGTCTCCAGGATGATGAGGTTCGAGCTGGAGCTGTGACTCTCATCCGAACGCCATTCGCCCGTGCGGGCCGAGAGGGTACGTGCGCTGCCACCATGACGCGGGCTCGCTGGATAGTCGTCATTGCCGGGCTCCAGGAGGACAACGTTGCTCCCTGCCATCTCGTCGAGCGGCGCCTTCGCCGGCGAGGAAGTAATGATGAAGGATGGCGTCAGGGGGGCGCTGGGGGATTTGGGGATCCTCACCCGCGGCGATTCCGTGGTTTTGAACGTCTTGGAGAAGCCCCGCTCCTTCCGGaagttctcctctctctccatggccAGGCGGATCTCCTTTTCCATGGGGGTCTCCGGGTCATCGTAGGGGGACCTGTAGCTGGAGTCATCCAGGCCAGAGTCTTCAGAGCAGGGGCTgaactgggtgtgagggtagTCCCCTAGCAGGGGTAGGTTCTCCAGACTAGGGTCCTTCTTGGGTCTGTCAATGTTCCTTACTGGGGTATACATGAAGCTGTGGCTGCCATGGAAAGTGGGGGTCTTGCTGGTGGGTGAGAGGACCTGGTTCTTGGTCTGCTCTTCCATCTCGAGCCACTGCCTACGGGCCAGCTGGAAGTCCACATGCTCCGTGCTGACGTTCTCGCTCTTGGTCTCTTGGATCACGCAGAAATCCTTGGGCATTTTCTTGTTGGGGTCGCCCGTGGCGTGGTGGGGATGTGGGTGCGTGTTATTGGGTTTTTCTTCCTCGTCGCTGTCTTCGTTCTGCGATAGGTCGTGGAGGGTCAACGCGTCAAAGATGACTTCCTGCGTAGGGGTCCCGTTGTAATTGATGTCGTCTGGTTGCTCTACGACGACGACATCCTCTTCCTGTTTGGTCTCCTGGTCCTCATCTCCCGGGTAGCCGTCGGCGTGGTTTTGCATGTTGTTCACCTCAACCTTCTGGACAAACAGCTCTTGCGCGCTGAGCTGCAAGCTGTCCAAGTACGAGTCATCGTCCTCCCTGTTGATGGACGAGGAGAAAATGGCCCGCCATTTGTCATCGCCGTCGCTGTCGGACGAGGCGGCGGCGATCTCCACCCTCAGACACTCGTCCAGCTCCTCCGGGTACTCCTCGTTGGAGACGTCGGACAAGGCCTCCTCCCGGATGTACTGCTCCAGGATGGATTCCTCTGTAACGTCCTCGCCCAGAGGTTCGCAGGCGTCCTCCTCACATACGTAGGGCTCGGCGGTGTGGACGCTGGCCGTGTCCTCCtcggggctgggcagggggtcTTCAACCTGGTCCTGCTCCTGGGTGTCCTGCCTCTTGCGATGAGCCTCGTTTTCGTACACGCTGTCCGCGCTGGACAGCGTGTCAGAGACGGACGAGTTGATCGATTCGTTCCTGTTGAGTTCTTCGCGGGCCGTTTCGAGGATCAGGGCTTCTCTCTGATAGGGTCTGTGGCCGTTCCCCAGGCCTTCCAGCTCCTCAATCTCGATAGAACCGGTCGGCAGCTCTTTCAGGATGTCGACCATGGCCTTTTTTCCTTGGGAATCCAGGCAGTCGGCGTCGAGGCCAACCTGTTCGTCTTCTGCACTGTGTTTTTCAGGTGATTCACTCAAGGCCAGTTCCTCTTCGCAGTCCGTTACCTTGGCCACCTCAGGTTGTTCGCTCGTCTCCATGGCAACTAACTCTGTGTCGGATCTGGGTTCGTCTGGATTGAGATTCTCAGGGCTACTGCAGCTTTCTCCTGCTCCGTTTTCGTCCGTGCCTCTCACCACAGCCGTAGCTCTCTGAAAAGGGAAGAAGGGAATTAATAATTCCTTCgtcagagagggagactggggcctgttagCCTAGTCCCCCGCTGAAGGCAGGATTGCTGAGTATCACACTTTGGAAATGAAAATAatttgtctctatctctctctctctctctctctctctctctctctaacttcgACACGGTTTGACAGcttgtttttacatttgtggCTGCCTCTTTTACCTCAGCGTTATCGGCCGTTGTGAATGTTTATTTTTCTCCCCCTTTATTTCCCCAGTGAGCTGTAAATCCCTTAACACACATTCTTTACAAGACACCTCCCAACCATGCAACTCACCTCAGAACATACTTTCTGTTGTGATCTGACTGCTGATGTGGCATTGTGTTTCACCCGCTACAACGCCcaacaaatgtttttattcacGCACACAGAAGCGTTGCGCTCCACCCATTCTCTAGGATGGGTTAAATTGCACCATATAACTACTACACTGCATACTGTGGTAAATGTGCAAATTAATCACATAATATCCTGGATGAAAACAATGTTGTAAACACGATGACACAGCCCACCCATATCTGTTTATCCCAGTGTAAATACTATTCATCTGACTTCTAATGACTGGCACAAAAGCCAGTCCAGCATTATATGCTAATGTTAAAAAAGGTACTTCTGTCTCCCATCAAGGGCCCTCCAACTCTTTGTAGCCAAAGGCCCAGGGGAGACAAGAGGCTTCAGATGAAATaacgaaggggggggggggggggggggggtggagtgaaGGTAGTTTGTTTACTATTGATGTGAATCATTCCGCGAAGTGGGTTATGAACAGAGTAGTGAGGCAGAGCGCAAAGCCAGCTGAATTAGATGTTCCGTTATGTAAGACTGCGGGGACCGACGCTGTCGCCCACACACCGCGCTGTGTCCCTGCAGTCGATTAGCTGTGTCACACCAGAGGGACTCTGGAGAATGGCGAGGGAGTCAAGGGAGGTGGGCCCAAGGAAAAACAACACACCCCATACGCGCATGCCAGCTGCTCCGTGCTGAAACTGGCCAACACTGTCATATCAATACCTTGCGAGTAATTGTCAGTCGTGAGGATTGACTGCTAGGTCAACACCAGATATGGAATTCCAATCATTAAACGGCTGGAGTCTATCATTTggggtgaccccccccccccccccccacacacacacaaaaacaggccGGGTTTCCGTTGACCTCTCCGACAGTGATGTCACCAGTGCCAGCCTGCCAAGTGCCGCAGCGATGCTGATCCCGGGCCATGGGCACATACACCCTCAAAGCTCATGGGATTCATCAGCAACCCCAGGGCGGGCTTTACCAGAAAGACCCGCCATGCTGACACTCCACAGTAAGGACAGCCAACCTCCAATCCCTGTAATCCTCATCCTGTGCCTCTCCCCAGGACCTCTCCCTGTAGGCACATTCCGGAACAGACCAGAGCTAGCTTCCAGAGCTCGAAGGAGGACAATGTCCAGAAGGCAGAAAAGGTTATTTATCCGACCTTCAATCTTGTATCAGTAGCTCAGCCTTTACTCTCAGTCAAAAT
This genomic stretch from Hypomesus transpacificus isolate Combined female chromosome 8, fHypTra1, whole genome shotgun sequence harbors:
- the LOC124470232 gene encoding uncharacterized protein LOC124470232, which encodes METSEQPEVAKVTDCEEELALSESPEKHSAEDEQVGLDADCLDSQGKKAMVDILKELPTGSIEIEELEGLGNGHRPYQREALILETAREELNRNESINSSVSDTLSSADSVYENEAHRKRQDTQEQDQVEDPLPSPEEDTASVHTAEPYVCEEDACEPLGEDVTEESILEQYIREEALSDVSNEEYPEELDECLRVEIAAASSDSDGDDKWRAIFSSSINREDDDSYLDSLQLSAQELFVQKVEVNNMQNHADGYPGDEDQETKQEEDVVVVEQPDDINYNGTPTQEVIFDALTLHDLSQNEDSDEEEKPNNTHPHPHHATGDPNKKMPKDFCVIQETKSENVSTEHVDFQLARRQWLEMEEQTKNQVLSPTSKTPTFHGSHSFMYTPVRNIDRPKKDPSLENLPLLGDYPHTQFSPCSEDSGLDDSSYRSPYDDPETPMEKEIRLAMEREENFRKERGFSKTFKTTESPRVRIPKSPSAPLTPSFIITSSPAKAPLDEMAGSNVVLLEPGNDDYPASPRHGGSARTLSARTGEWRSDESHSSSSNLIILETSNLIVRSASEFCLNKASDEEQPQEKGFLQNPFFKLRSRSTLSLVDEEIKMVKQREEELRRERAGMYTKTGLVTPNMMDSLSFENSVDVPMKCKSSPSSPMKTPYKMDRSALSCDHRFPEVYTGGRRKSAMALRWEAGEFANNDD